From a region of the Rhodococcus sp. 4CII genome:
- the cydC gene encoding thiol reductant ABC exporter subunit CydC — protein sequence MSRDPLLRALPLLDLQPGRVLRAVAAGVATLGSALALAALSAWLITRAWQMPPVLDLSVAVVAVRALGISRGVFRYLERLATHDTALRGTTSARTQLYQRLADGDPAAAAGLRRGELLARTGADVDTLGDVVVRALVPIFVSVVLAVAAVGILAVISPASALVLAVALAVSGVAAPWLSARAARTAETSGAHARARFSEDAVTALDHAAELRVAGRLDRTVSQAADAERAVVAATDRAAAPAAFADAATPLAVGVSVIASLLIGMDLYASGTMSPMAMGVLVLLPLSAFEATAALPAAAVALTQARIASRRILAVLDAAVADPHPGDRPLDGPVHVASKALRCGWPGGNVTAPLDLDLPPGARVAIVGGSGSGKTTTLMTLGGLLPPVSGTVRVDGIDLHHVRSAAVRRNIGFFAEDAHLFDTSVLENLRVARGDIDDAEALAVLESVGLGEWVSGLPEGVHTTLAGGARAVSGGQRRRLLLARALLSPARLLLLDEPTEHLDADAGADLLRRLLARDGGLVSGQRTVVVVTHQLPQDTSADLVIPVEKAESENALPTS from the coding sequence ATGTCGCGTGACCCGTTGCTCCGCGCGCTGCCGCTGCTCGACCTGCAGCCGGGACGGGTGCTGCGTGCCGTCGCTGCGGGCGTCGCCACGCTGGGTAGTGCGCTCGCACTGGCGGCGCTGTCGGCGTGGTTGATCACCAGGGCATGGCAGATGCCGCCCGTCCTCGATCTCAGCGTGGCCGTGGTGGCGGTGCGAGCCCTCGGCATCTCCCGGGGCGTGTTCCGCTACCTCGAGCGGCTGGCCACCCACGACACCGCCCTCCGCGGCACCACCTCCGCCCGCACCCAGCTCTACCAGCGCCTGGCCGACGGCGACCCCGCCGCCGCGGCCGGGCTGCGCCGCGGCGAACTGCTCGCTCGCACCGGGGCCGACGTCGACACGCTCGGCGACGTCGTGGTCCGCGCGCTCGTCCCCATCTTCGTGTCCGTCGTCCTGGCCGTGGCCGCCGTCGGCATCCTCGCGGTGATCTCGCCGGCATCGGCACTCGTGCTCGCAGTGGCGCTCGCGGTGTCGGGGGTCGCGGCACCCTGGCTGTCGGCACGGGCCGCCCGCACCGCCGAGACGTCCGGCGCCCACGCGCGCGCCCGGTTCAGCGAGGACGCCGTCACCGCTCTCGATCACGCCGCTGAACTCCGCGTGGCGGGCCGCCTCGACCGGACCGTGTCGCAGGCCGCCGACGCCGAGCGCGCCGTGGTCGCAGCCACCGACCGCGCCGCGGCACCCGCCGCCTTCGCCGACGCCGCCACTCCGCTGGCCGTGGGCGTGAGCGTGATCGCGTCGCTGCTCATCGGCATGGACCTGTACGCGTCGGGGACCATGAGTCCGATGGCGATGGGCGTCCTCGTGCTCCTGCCGCTGTCCGCGTTCGAGGCCACGGCAGCGCTGCCCGCCGCGGCAGTCGCGCTGACCCAGGCCCGGATCGCGTCGCGCCGCATACTCGCCGTGCTCGACGCCGCCGTCGCCGATCCGCACCCCGGGGACCGGCCCCTCGACGGACCCGTCCACGTCGCGTCGAAGGCGCTGCGCTGCGGATGGCCCGGCGGAAACGTCACCGCGCCACTCGATCTCGACCTGCCGCCCGGCGCCCGCGTCGCGATCGTCGGGGGCAGCGGGTCCGGGAAGACGACCACCCTGATGACGCTGGGCGGGCTTCTCCCGCCGGTGTCGGGGACGGTCCGGGTCGACGGAATCGATCTGCACCATGTCAGATCCGCCGCCGTGCGCCGGAACATCGGATTCTTCGCCGAGGACGCGCACCTCTTCGACACATCCGTTCTCGAGAATCTGCGGGTGGCGCGGGGCGACATCGACGACGCGGAGGCTCTCGCCGTCCTCGAGTCCGTCGGGCTCGGAGAATGGGTGTCCGGGCTGCCGGAGGGGGTGCACACGACTCTCGCCGGCGGTGCCCGGGCGGTGTCCGGCGGGCAGCGTCGCCGACTGCTCCTCGCCCGCGCCCTGCTGTCGCCCGCGCGGCTGCTCTTACTCGACGAACCGACCGAGCATCTCGACGCCGACGCGGGTGCCGACCTGCTCCGGCGATTGCTCGCGCGGGACGGCGGACTGGTGTCTGGGCAGCGCACGGTCGTGGTGGTCACCCACCAGCTTCCGCAGGATACCAGCGCTGACCTGGTGATACCCGTGGAGAAAGCGGAGAGCGAAAATGCGTTGCCGACTTCGTGA
- a CDS encoding type IV toxin-antitoxin system AbiEi family antitoxin domain-containing protein, with product MTAATIDFKPESQRVLDRQHGLVTSRQLRGLGVSTRQIQHMVESGQWSTVLHGVYAVTDGPLDRPMTLWAALLSGGPRAILSHRTAAEEWVLTPVDPGPIHVTAPPRTSWPIPSSIWPSRNRRRRKILEHRYAVPVDKYSRARSAQRPPSLPVLVHRARSGPDRGLGGRVAAWDSLAARAVSEFRQR from the coding sequence ATGACGGCAGCGACGATCGACTTCAAACCCGAGTCCCAACGCGTCCTCGACCGCCAGCACGGCCTCGTCACGTCCCGGCAACTGCGCGGACTGGGTGTCTCGACCCGGCAGATTCAGCACATGGTGGAGTCCGGCCAGTGGTCGACGGTGCTGCACGGCGTCTACGCCGTCACCGACGGCCCTCTCGACCGGCCGATGACCTTGTGGGCGGCGTTGCTGTCCGGCGGTCCCCGGGCGATACTCAGCCACCGGACGGCGGCCGAGGAGTGGGTGCTGACGCCCGTCGATCCCGGGCCGATCCACGTCACCGCGCCCCCGCGAACGTCCTGGCCGATACCATCGTCGATCTGGCCGTCGAGGAACCGTCGGCGCCGGAAGATCCTCGAGCATCGGTACGCCGTCCCGGTTGACAAGTACTCACGGGCGCGGAGCGCACAACGGCCCCCGAGCCTTCCGGTGCTGGTGCACCGGGCCCGATCTGGACCAGACCGGGGGCTCGGGGGCCGGGTAGCTGCCTGGGATTCGCTCGCCGCTCGCGCGGTCAGTGAATTCCGTCAGCGGTAG
- a CDS encoding FABP family protein, translated as MSQNPDAGADPPSEHPTTSAPAGDTPTVRRGSGDAAVADAIERSKTTASRNIPQLPDLPLPEDTANLRLGPDLNNELLAVLPLVGVWRGEGEGHDPDTGDYPFGQQIIVSHNGGNYLKWESQSWVLDADGEYVRPDLHETGFWRISGDGIPGSTNEEVVELLLAHSSGIVELFYGRALTQSSWELATDVVIRSTSGVLVGGAKRLYGIVEGGDLAYVEERIIADGELRPHLSARLSRYVG; from the coding sequence GTGAGTCAGAACCCGGACGCAGGCGCAGATCCGCCTTCCGAGCACCCGACTACGAGCGCGCCCGCTGGGGACACCCCCACCGTGCGTCGTGGTAGCGGTGACGCAGCCGTCGCGGACGCCATCGAGCGTTCCAAGACGACGGCGTCGCGGAACATCCCGCAGCTTCCGGACCTTCCGTTGCCCGAGGACACCGCAAATCTGCGCCTCGGCCCGGATCTGAACAACGAACTCCTCGCCGTTCTACCCCTGGTGGGTGTGTGGCGCGGCGAAGGGGAAGGCCACGACCCCGACACCGGCGACTACCCGTTCGGGCAGCAGATCATCGTCTCCCACAACGGGGGCAACTACCTCAAGTGGGAATCCCAGAGCTGGGTTCTCGACGCCGACGGTGAGTACGTGCGCCCCGACCTCCACGAGACCGGCTTCTGGCGGATCAGCGGAGACGGCATTCCCGGCAGCACCAACGAGGAAGTCGTCGAACTCCTCCTCGCCCACAGCTCCGGCATCGTCGAACTGTTCTACGGCCGAGCCCTCACGCAGTCGTCGTGGGAACTCGCGACCGACGTCGTGATCCGCAGCACCTCCGGTGTTCTCGTCGGCGGCGCCAAGCGCCTGTACGGCATCGTCGAGGGCGGCGACCTCGCCTACGTCGAGGAACGCATCATCGCCGACGGTGAACTGCGCCCCCATCTGTCGGCGCGTCTGTCCCGCTACGTCGGCTAA